The nucleotide sequence GAGCGGCGGTACGAGCGGGGCGGGACGCCCCGGCGGCGGACGAACTGGGCGCGGAGCACGGCCGCGCTGCCGAAGCCGACCGCGTGGGCGATCTCCTCGACCGGCAGGTCCGTGGTCTCCAGGAGCTCCTCGGCGCGGCTGAGGCGCAGCCCGAGCAGCCAGGCGTGCGGGGTGGTGCCCGTGGAGGCGGCGAAGCGGCGGGCGAAGGAACGCCGGCTCATCAGGGCCCGGCGGGCCAGCTCGGCAACGGGCAGCGGCTCGTGGAGATGCTCCCGGGCCCAGGCGAGCACCTCGGCGAGCTTCTCGTCCTGACTGTCCTCGGGTACGGGAGTGGCCAGGTACTGGGCCTGGCCGCCGTCCCGGTGGGACGGGAGCACCAGGTCCCGCGCGATGGCGTTGGCCGTGGTGGCGCCGTACTCGCGCCGCAGGAGGTGCAGGCACAGGTCGAAGCCGGCGGCGGCGCCCGCGCCCGTGGCGACGCTGCCCTCGTCCACGTACAGCGCGTCGGGGTCGACGGTGACGTCCGGGTGGCGCTCGGCGAGGAGGCCGGCGAACCGCCAGTGGGTGGTGGCCCGCCGCCCGTCGAGGAGCCCGGCGGCGGCGAGCGCGAAGGCGCCGACGCAGTGGGCCGCGACCAGTGCGCCGCGCCCGTGGGCGGCGGTCAGCGCGTCGAGTACGGCCGGGGCCGGGGGCGTACGGAAGTCGCTCCAGGGCAGGGCGATGACGAGGTCGGCCGAGGCGAGCCGGTCCAGGCCGTGCTCGACGACGAGCGGCAGACCCACGTCGGTGCGGACGCGGCCGGGCCGGTCGGTGCACAGGGCGAAGTCGAAGCGCGGCAGGCCCTGTCCGCGGAAGTCGAACACCTCGGAGACGATCCCGGCGCCGAGCATGCCGACGCCGGGCGGGGCGTAGGCGGCGACGGTCACGAAGGGCGGCACTCCAGGAGTGTGGCACGGGCCGCCGCCACACCTGGCACGATTCACGCGATCGATGGCAGTGCGGCCACTCGTGAAGGGGCCGCCGGAAGCGAAGACTTGGGTCCATGAACACCAACGACGACGCACTGCGCGGCCGCACCGCCCGCTACACGGTCCTGACCACCGGCTACACCCTCTCCACCGGCCCTGGGGTCGCCGCCACCGTCTCCTACGTGCACGACGGCGACCGGCACGTGATCGTCGACCCCGGCATGGTGGCCGGCCGCGACCGGATCCTCGGACCGCTCGCCGAACTGGGCCTCGGCCCCGACGACATCACCGACGTCGTGCTCAGCCACCACCACCCGGACAACACCATGAACGTCGGCCTCTTCGGCCGGGCGCGCGTCCACGACCACCACGCGATCTACGAGAACGACCAGTGGACCGACCGGGACGCCGAGGGCTACGAACTCACCCCGTCACTCCGCCTGATCCGCACCCCCGGCCACAGCCGCGAGGACATCACGCTCCTCGCCGGCACCGACACGGACATCGTCGCCTTCGTGGGCGACCTCTGGTGGCGGCCGAACGGCCCCGTCGACGACCCGGTCGCCCCGGACCACACGGTCCTGCGCGACTCCCGGCTCCGGGTGCTCGCCGCCGCGGACGTCATCGTCCCCGGCCACGGCCCGGCCTTCCCGGCCGACGACACGGCCCCGCGCTGACACCCCTAGCGGGTCAGCGAACGGCCCATGAGGACGTCGTCCACGTACTCCCCGTCCAGGAACAGCTCCCCCGGCAGCACGCCCTCCACCCCGAAGCCCTCCGAGGCGTAGAGCGCGCGGGCGGGCGCGTTGTGGCCGAGCACCCGCAGCGTCATCCGGACGGCGCCGTCCGCCCGCGCCCGGTCCATCGCGGCCCGCAGCAGCGCCCGCGCCACCCCGAGTCCCCGGGCGGATTCGGCGACCACGAGTCCCTGGATCTGGCGGACGTGGGCGGTGGCCGCGAGCGGCGTCGGCGGCACGGTCCGGACGTAACCCACGACCACGCCCCCGCGCACCGCGACGAGGTAGTCCTCGGGCCGGTGCCGGTCGTCGAAGAACGGTCCGTACGGCGGGACCGGCGCGGGCAGGACCGCGTGCAGGCGAGACCAGGTGACCCGGTCGAGCTCGGCGAGGACGTCGTCGTCCGCCCGTTCGGCGGTACGGATCAGGGTCTCCGGCACGATCATGACGGCCACTGTGCCACGCGCCCGCCGGGGAGGGCAGGATGGACCCCATGCAGCGTTCCGCCCTCCGCAAGCGCGTCGCCGTCACCGGCGCCTCCGGGCTCATCGGCTCCGCCCTCGTCCGCTCCCTGCGCGCCGACGGCCACGACGTCCTCCGGCTCGTCCGCCGTCCCGCGAGGACCGCCGACGAGGTCGAGTGGGACCCGGCACGGCTGTACGTGGACGCCGCCGGACTCGTCGGCGTCGACTCCGTCGTCCACCTGGCCGGCGCCGGCGTCGGCGAGCGCCGCTGGACCGAGGCGTACAAGCGGGAGATCCGGGACAGCAGGGTGCTCGGCACCACCGCCATCTCCCAGGCCCTCGCCTCCCTCGCGGACCCGCCGGAGAGCCTGGTCTGCGGGACGGCGCTCGGCTGGTACGGGGACACCGGCAGCCGCGCGGTCGACGAGAGCGCCCCCGCGGGCACCGGCTTCCTGCCCTCGGTCTGCGTGGAGTGGGAGGCCGCGGCGGCCCCCGCCGAGGAGGCCGGCATCCGCGTCACCTACGCCCGCACCGGTCTGGTCGTGGCGCGCGAGGGAGGCGCCTGGGGCCGGCTGTTCCCGCTCTTCCGCGCCGGGATCGGCGGACGGATGGGCGACGGCCGCCAGTACTGGTCGTTCATCTCCCTCCACGACGAGGTCGCCGCCCTGCGTCACCTCGTCGACACCCCGTCCCTGGCCGGCCCGGTCAACCTCACCGCCCCCGACCCCGTCACCAACCGCGAGGTCACGGCGGCGATGGGCCGGGTCCTGCGCCGCCCGACCCTCCTCACCGTGCCCGCGCCCGCCCTGCGGGTGGTGCTGGGGGACTTCGCGCAGGACGTGCTGGGCAGTCAGCGGGTGCTGCCGGGACGGCTGTTGGAGACGGGCTTCGACTTCGCGTTCCCGGGGATCGACGACGCGATCCGGGCGGCGGCGCGCTGACCCCGTACGCCCCGACCCCGCCCGCTCCCTCCCCTGCGCTCCCCCGTGCCGCACGCACCCCGGTGCGCGCGGCTGGCACGCGTGGGAGCGCTGCCTAGGCTCGACACGAACGGCGAACTCGGGCATTCCGGAGGCCCGTTGGGGGCATAGGCCTCCCACCGGCCGCGCCGACCTGGGGAGGGGCACGTGCTCAACAGCGCAGACAGCGCAAGGACCGCACAGCGTACGGACGTCGAACCCGACATCGTGGAGGCCGTGGACGTCGTCGTCGTGGGAGCCGGGCTCGCGGGGCTCGCCGCCGCCCACCGGCTGACCGGCGCCGGGCTCTCCGTGGCCGTCCTCGAGGCGGAGCCGCGGATCGGGGGCCGGATGGCGACCGAATCGGTCGACGGCTTCCTGCTCGACCGGGTCGGGCCGCTGCTCACCCAGTCGTACGAGGAACTGCGGGCCACCCCGGGGCTGGACGGCCTCGTGCTGCGCCCCTTCGCGCCCGGGGTGCTCGTGCACAGCGACGGGCGGTACGCGCGCTGGGGCGCGCCGCATCCGCGCCGGGCCGCCCTCGGGCCCCGCAGCCCGGGCAACCGGAGCGTGGGGGGAGCGTTCAGCGTGGCGCGCGCCCTCGCGAGCGCCCCCCGTCATCCGGCCGCCTCACTCGACCAGGCGCGGCTCGGCGCGTCCCTCGTGCGGCTCGCGGCGACCCCGACCCAGCGGATCCTGGCCCGGCCCGAACGGACCGCGCGCGAGGCCCTGACGGCCCGGCTGCCCGCCCGGACCGTGCAGGGCGTGCTCCGGCCGCTCCTCGCGGCGCTGCTCGGAGACCCTGACCTCGGCATGTCGAGCCGTCGCGCCGACCTCGCGCTGCGCGCCTTCGCCCGGGGCCGGACGGCCGTACCGGAAGGCGGGGCGGCGGCGCTGCCCGAGCGGCTGGCGGCGGCGCTGCCGGCGGGCACGGTGCGGACCGGGGTCCGGGTCACCGAGGCGTCGATCTCGCGGGTGACGACGGCGGAGCACGGGGTGATCCGCTGCCGTTCGGTCGTCCTCGCGACGGGGGCGCGGACGGCCGCCGAACTGCTGCCGGGGCTCCGCGTCCCGGCCTTCCACGCCCTGACGGTGCTCCACCACACGGCGCCCGTCGCCCCCACCACGGACCCCACCCTGCTCCTGGAGTCCGACCCCGGCGGGCCCGTCGCGCACACGGCGGTGATGAGCGCGGTCGATCCGAGCCGTGCGCCGGAGGGGCGGGTCCTGATCACGTCGACGGTGCTCGGGACGCCGCCGGACGACACGGAACGGCGGGTCCGCAAGCACCTGGCCACGCTGTACGGGACGTCGACCGACGAATGGGAGCTGCTCGGCCTGCGGCACACGGCGCACGCGGTGCCGGCGATGCCGCCGCCGCACGACGGGCGCCGCTCGGTCCGACTGCTCTCGGGCCTGTACGTCTGCGGCGACCACCGCGCGACGAGCACCCCCCAGGGCGCCCTCGCCTCGGCCCACCGCGCGGCGACGGCCCTCCTGACGGACCTGGGAATCCCGGCACCGAGGGAATCGGAGTCGACGGAGGCGGCGTGACGCACCGCACCGCCCACGACAGCGCCGCACGCGCCGCACAGGGGCGCGTGGTC is from Streptomyces venezuelae ATCC 10712 and encodes:
- a CDS encoding GNAT family N-acetyltransferase, yielding MIVPETLIRTAERADDDVLAELDRVTWSRLHAVLPAPVPPYGPFFDDRHRPEDYLVAVRGGVVVGYVRTVPPTPLAATAHVRQIQGLVVAESARGLGVARALLRAAMDRARADGAVRMTLRVLGHNAPARALYASEGFGVEGVLPGELFLDGEYVDDVLMGRSLTR
- a CDS encoding helix-turn-helix domain-containing protein, whose product is MLGAGIVSEVFDFRGQGLPRFDFALCTDRPGRVRTDVGLPLVVEHGLDRLASADLVIALPWSDFRTPPAPAVLDALTAAHGRGALVAAHCVGAFALAAAGLLDGRRATTHWRFAGLLAERHPDVTVDPDALYVDEGSVATGAGAAAGFDLCLHLLRREYGATTANAIARDLVLPSHRDGGQAQYLATPVPEDSQDEKLAEVLAWAREHLHEPLPVAELARRALMSRRSFARRFAASTGTTPHAWLLGLRLSRAEELLETTDLPVEEIAHAVGFGSAAVLRAQFVRRRGVPPRSYRRSFTRTPTV
- a CDS encoding MBL fold metallo-hydrolase yields the protein MNTNDDALRGRTARYTVLTTGYTLSTGPGVAATVSYVHDGDRHVIVDPGMVAGRDRILGPLAELGLGPDDITDVVLSHHHPDNTMNVGLFGRARVHDHHAIYENDQWTDRDAEGYELTPSLRLIRTPGHSREDITLLAGTDTDIVAFVGDLWWRPNGPVDDPVAPDHTVLRDSRLRVLAAADVIVPGHGPAFPADDTAPR
- a CDS encoding NAD(P)/FAD-dependent oxidoreductase; the encoded protein is MVEAVDVVVVGAGLAGLAAAHRLTGAGLSVAVLEAEPRIGGRMATESVDGFLLDRVGPLLTQSYEELRATPGLDGLVLRPFAPGVLVHSDGRYARWGAPHPRRAALGPRSPGNRSVGGAFSVARALASAPRHPAASLDQARLGASLVRLAATPTQRILARPERTAREALTARLPARTVQGVLRPLLAALLGDPDLGMSSRRADLALRAFARGRTAVPEGGAAALPERLAAALPAGTVRTGVRVTEASISRVTTAEHGVIRCRSVVLATGARTAAELLPGLRVPAFHALTVLHHTAPVAPTTDPTLLLESDPGGPVAHTAVMSAVDPSRAPEGRVLITSTVLGTPPDDTERRVRKHLATLYGTSTDEWELLGLRHTAHAVPAMPPPHDGRRSVRLLSGLYVCGDHRATSTPQGALASAHRAATALLTDLGIPAPRESESTEAA
- a CDS encoding TIGR01777 family oxidoreductase — encoded protein: MDPMQRSALRKRVAVTGASGLIGSALVRSLRADGHDVLRLVRRPARTADEVEWDPARLYVDAAGLVGVDSVVHLAGAGVGERRWTEAYKREIRDSRVLGTTAISQALASLADPPESLVCGTALGWYGDTGSRAVDESAPAGTGFLPSVCVEWEAAAAPAEEAGIRVTYARTGLVVAREGGAWGRLFPLFRAGIGGRMGDGRQYWSFISLHDEVAALRHLVDTPSLAGPVNLTAPDPVTNREVTAAMGRVLRRPTLLTVPAPALRVVLGDFAQDVLGSQRVLPGRLLETGFDFAFPGIDDAIRAAAR